The following coding sequences are from one Triticum aestivum cultivar Chinese Spring chromosome 5A, IWGSC CS RefSeq v2.1, whole genome shotgun sequence window:
- the LOC123108280 gene encoding uncharacterized protein isoform X2: protein MVLFVSSMGYKDDFYNRRIPVRNIVLLDDTYNIVKLVVWDKLVTNNLSTWEKLANQRAIVVATMLRAERTDRGLHTTDFSRMHFNPNITAARELRQRINNDLAGQSPP from the exons ATGGTTTTATTTGTAAGTTCTATGGGATATAAAGACGATTTCTACAATCGGAGGATCCCAGTGAGAAATATTGTTCTGCTAGATGACAC CTATAATATTGTCAAGTTAGTTGTATGGGACAAGTTGGTGACTAATAATCTAAGTACATGGGAAAAACTCGCCAATCAGCGTGCTATTGTCGTGGCAACAATGTTACGTGCAGAGCGCACCG ATCGTGGCCTGCATACTACAGACTTTAGTAGGATGCACTTTAACCCAAACATCACAGCAGCGCGTGAATTAAGGCAGAG GATCAATAATGATCTTGCTGGACAATCACCTCCATGA
- the LOC123108280 gene encoding uncharacterized protein isoform X1, protein MLDVIGMVLFVSSMGYKDDFYNRRIPVRNIVLLDDTYNIVKLVVWDKLVTNNLSTWEKLANQRAIVVATMLRAERTDRGLHTTDFSRMHFNPNITAARELRQRINNDLAGQSPP, encoded by the exons ATGTTAGATGTTATTGGCATGGTTTTATTTGTAAGTTCTATGGGATATAAAGACGATTTCTACAATCGGAGGATCCCAGTGAGAAATATTGTTCTGCTAGATGACAC CTATAATATTGTCAAGTTAGTTGTATGGGACAAGTTGGTGACTAATAATCTAAGTACATGGGAAAAACTCGCCAATCAGCGTGCTATTGTCGTGGCAACAATGTTACGTGCAGAGCGCACCG ATCGTGGCCTGCATACTACAGACTTTAGTAGGATGCACTTTAACCCAAACATCACAGCAGCGCGTGAATTAAGGCAGAG GATCAATAATGATCTTGCTGGACAATCACCTCCATGA